A portion of the Calothrix sp. 336/3 genome contains these proteins:
- the secG gene encoding preprotein translocase subunit SecG, producing the protein MTVTKIVEAIWAISALGLIVLVLLHSPKGDGIGAIGGQAQLFSSTKSAENTLNRVTWILAVIFLSLSVVLSAGWLPK; encoded by the coding sequence ATGACTGTTACTAAAATTGTGGAAGCTATTTGGGCAATATCCGCCCTTGGGTTAATTGTACTTGTCTTACTTCATAGTCCTAAAGGTGACGGGATTGGGGCGATCGGTGGACAAGCACAGTTATTCAGCAGCACCAAAAGCGCCGAAAATACCCTCAACCGCGTAACTTGGATATTAGCCGTAATTTTCCTGAGTTTAAGTGTTGTTTTAAGCGCAGGTTGGCTACCGAAGTAA
- a CDS encoding peptidase — MKIKAFPFNPLQRYFYFLILIILTGLGVILLNVESFAFSNPKPHPLPPTLVKWQDNSNSGDYFDQITPTEVGYLVWSEFPVKIYLQAPKNIPPTQLDNWVKSVTQVVQEWSAYLPLTIVTQPTEADIQILRQTPPLQIIPGSKIPRARSAQTTYKFYQKSNILYHRFQILISPSQTGKYLTAAIRHELGHALGIWGHSPVNSDVLYFSQVTNPPQISPRDVNTLRRVYQQPTSLGWKKTHREK, encoded by the coding sequence ATGAAAATCAAGGCTTTTCCCTTTAATCCTCTACAGCGTTACTTCTATTTTTTGATTCTAATTATTCTTACGGGACTGGGCGTTATTTTGCTTAACGTCGAGTCCTTTGCCTTTTCTAACCCCAAACCCCATCCCTTACCCCCAACCCTGGTAAAATGGCAAGATAACAGCAATAGCGGCGACTATTTTGACCAAATCACACCCACTGAAGTTGGCTATTTAGTCTGGTCAGAATTTCCAGTCAAGATATATCTCCAAGCACCCAAAAATATTCCTCCAACCCAGTTAGATAATTGGGTAAAATCTGTGACTCAAGTTGTCCAGGAGTGGAGCGCATATTTACCACTAACAATAGTCACACAACCCACAGAAGCAGATATTCAGATTCTCCGCCAAACACCACCATTACAAATCATACCTGGTAGCAAAATACCGAGGGCACGTTCCGCTCAAACGACTTATAAGTTTTATCAAAAATCAAATATTTTATACCACCGCTTTCAGATTCTTATTAGTCCTAGTCAAACAGGTAAATATCTAACTGCCGCTATCCGTCACGAATTAGGACACGCTCTCGGTATTTGGGGTCATAGTCCAGTAAACAGTGATGTTTTATACTTTTCCCAAGTTACTAATCCGCCCCAAATTTCTCCCAGGGATGTTAATACTTTGCGGCGAGTATATCAGCAACCGACTAGTTTGGGGTGGAAAAAAACACATAGGGAAAAGTGA
- the gpmI gene encoding 2,3-bisphosphoglycerate-independent phosphoglycerate mutase — MTKAPVAPVVLVILDGWGYCEETQGNAIAAAKTPIMDSLWSAYPHTLIRTSGKAVGLPEGQMGNSEVGHLNIGAGRVVPQELVRISDAVEDGSLNSNPALVKICQEVRSRNGKLHIVGLCSDGGVHSHISHLFGLLDLAKTQGITDICIHAITDGRDTTPTEGVKAIALIQNYIDRIGVGRIATISGRYYAMDRDTRWDRVQKAYDIMTLDGVGDGRSAIDVLQASYAEGVTDEFIIPTRLTPGAISAGDGVIFFNFRPDRARQLTQAFVSSDFDGFERQHIAPLAFVTFTQYDPELPVSVAFEPQNLTNILGEVIANHGLKQFRTAETEKYAHVTYFFNGGLEEPLPGEDRELVSSPNVATYDKAPAMSAEAVTKIAIAAVEKRIYSLVVINYANPDMVGHTGQMPATIQAIETVDQCLGKLVPAINAVGGTVLITADHGNAEHMLDGEGHSWTAHTTNPVPLILVEGEGAKIPGHGNDVTLRSDGKLADIAPTILDILQLPQPVEMTGRSLLQSSEYEVQLNRTPARVGI; from the coding sequence ATGACCAAAGCACCTGTTGCTCCCGTGGTGCTAGTCATTTTAGACGGATGGGGCTACTGCGAGGAGACACAAGGAAACGCCATTGCTGCTGCCAAAACGCCAATTATGGACAGTTTGTGGTCAGCTTATCCGCACACCCTCATCCGCACATCAGGAAAAGCCGTAGGATTGCCAGAAGGTCAAATGGGCAATTCAGAAGTCGGTCACTTGAACATCGGTGCTGGACGGGTTGTACCTCAAGAGTTGGTTCGCATCTCCGACGCAGTGGAAGATGGTTCCCTCAACAGCAACCCAGCGCTGGTGAAAATTTGTCAAGAAGTGCGAAGTCGCAACGGGAAACTGCATATTGTCGGACTTTGTTCTGATGGTGGTGTTCATTCCCATATCAGCCATTTATTCGGCTTACTGGACTTAGCCAAGACCCAAGGTATTACTGATATCTGCATTCATGCAATCACCGACGGACGCGATACAACTCCTACCGAAGGAGTCAAGGCGATCGCCCTGATTCAAAATTATATTGACCGTATCGGAGTGGGTAGAATTGCCACCATTAGCGGTCGATATTACGCGATGGATCGGGATACACGCTGGGATCGTGTGCAAAAAGCCTATGACATCATGACCTTGGATGGTGTAGGTGATGGACGCTCTGCCATCGATGTTCTCCAAGCATCCTATGCTGAAGGTGTAACCGATGAGTTCATCATTCCCACCCGACTTACCCCAGGTGCAATTAGTGCAGGGGATGGGGTCATATTTTTCAATTTTCGTCCCGATCGCGCTAGACAGCTGACTCAAGCTTTTGTGAGTTCAGATTTCGACGGATTCGAGAGGCAACATATCGCTCCTCTTGCTTTCGTCACATTTACCCAATATGACCCAGAATTACCTGTGTCAGTTGCCTTTGAACCACAAAATCTGACCAACATTCTTGGTGAAGTCATTGCGAACCATGGCTTAAAACAGTTCCGAACTGCGGAAACTGAAAAATATGCCCATGTCACCTATTTCTTCAACGGTGGACTCGAAGAACCCTTACCCGGAGAAGACCGAGAATTAGTCAGTAGTCCCAATGTTGCCACCTATGACAAAGCTCCAGCAATGTCTGCGGAAGCGGTAACCAAAATAGCGATCGCTGCCGTGGAAAAACGTATATATTCCCTAGTGGTGATCAACTATGCCAATCCAGATATGGTAGGGCATACTGGTCAAATGCCAGCCACAATCCAAGCAATTGAAACAGTGGATCAATGCTTAGGGAAATTGGTTCCAGCCATTAACGCCGTTGGTGGTACAGTTTTGATTACTGCTGACCATGGCAACGCCGAACATATGCTTGACGGTGAAGGTCATTCTTGGACTGCTCACACAACTAACCCAGTTCCCTTAATTTTAGTAGAAGGAGAAGGGGCAAAAATTCCCGGACACGGTAATGATGTCACCCTCCGCAGTGATGGGAAATTAGCTGATATTGCTCCCACGATTTTAGATATCTTACAATTACCCCAACCAGTGGAAATGACTGGGCGATCGCTCCTGCAATCTTCCGAGTATGAAGTGCAATTAAATCGCACTCCTGCTAGGGTAGGAATATAA